The following are encoded together in the Panthera leo isolate Ple1 chromosome B4, P.leo_Ple1_pat1.1, whole genome shotgun sequence genome:
- the DTX3 gene encoding probable E3 ubiquitin-protein ligase DTX3 isoform X1, producing the protein MPILSSSGSKMAACGGTCKNKVTVSKPVWDFLSKETPARLARLREEHRVSILIDGETSDIYVLQLSPQGPPPAPPNGLYLARKALKGLLKEAEKELKKAQRQGELMGCLALGGGGEHPELHRPGPPPPPLRAAPLLPPGARGLPPPPPPLPPPLPPRLREETEEQESTCPICLGEIQNAKTLEKCRHSFCEGCITRALQVKKACPMCGRFYGQLVGNQPQNGRMLVSKDATLLLPSYEKYGTIVIQYVFPPGVQGAEHPNPGVRYPGTTRVAYLPDCPEGNKVLTLFRKAFDQRLTFTIGTSMTTGRPNVITWNDIHHKTSCTGGPQLCDPPSFSFPWLLPFSPFPVREPHRAPSLWEPPNWRGPPPNYSTIFSVPVSLH; encoded by the exons atgcCAATTCTAAGCTCTTCAGGATCAAA AATGGCAGCCTGTGGAGGCACCTGCAAGAACAAGGTGACTGTCTCTAAGCCTGTGTGGGACTTCCTGAGCAAGGAGACCCCAGCCCGGCTGGCCCGGCTTCGGGAGGAGCACCGTGTGTCCATCCTCATAGACGGCGAGACTTCTGACATCTATGTCCTCCAGCTTTCCCCGCagggccctccccctgctcctcctaATGGGCTCTACCTGGCCCGGAAGGCTCTCAAGGGGCTGCTGAAAGAGGCCGAGAAAGAGCTGAAGAAAgctcagaggcagggagagctTATGGGCTGCCTAGctttggggggtggtggggaacaCCCTGAGCTGCACCGCCcagggcctccccctccccctctgcgagcagccccactcctgcccccaggGGCTCGGGGGcttcctccgcctcctcctcccctaccccctcctcttcctccccgccTTCGGGAGGAGACAGAAGAGCAGGAGAGCACCTGCCCCATCTGTCTGGGGGAGATTCAGAATGCCAAGACATTGGAGAAGTGCCGGCACTCATTCTGTGAGGGCTGCATCACCCGAGCCCTGCAGGTGAAAAAGGCCTGTCCCATGTGTGGCCGCTTCTATGGGCAGCTGGTGGGCAACCAGCCCCAGAATGGGCGGATGCTGGTCTCTAAGGACGCCACACTCCTGCTGCCAAGCTATGAGAAGTACGGCACCATCGTCATCCAGTACGTCTTCCCGCCCGGTGTCCAGGGG gctGAACACCCGAACCCAGGAGTTCGGTATCCTGGCACCACACGGGTGGCCTACCTCCCGGACTGCCCTGAGGGCAACAAGGTGCTGACCCTGTTCCGCAAGGCATTTGACCAGCGTCTCACCTTCACTATTGGCACGTCCATGACCACAGGGAGACCGAATGTCATCACCTGGAACGACATCCACCACAAGACCAGCTGCACAGGGGGACCCCAGCTGTGCGACCCTCCTTCGTTTTCTTTTCcttggctcctccccttctctccatttccagtgAGGGAACCACATCGGGCCCCTTCTCTCTGGGAACCTCCCAACTGGAGAGGACCACCCCCAAACTATTCAACCATCTTTTCTGTCCCAGTTTCTCTACATTAA
- the DTX3 gene encoding probable E3 ubiquitin-protein ligase DTX3 isoform X2 — MPILSSSGSKMAACGGTCKNKVTVSKPVWDFLSKETPARLARLREEHRVSILIDGETSDIYVLQLSPQGPPPAPPNGLYLARKALKGLLKEAEKELKKAQRQGELMGCLALGGGGEHPELHRPGPPPPPLRAAPLLPPGARGLPPPPPPLPPPLPPRLREETEEQESTCPICLGEIQNAKTLEKCRHSFCEGCITRALQVKKACPMCGRFYGQLVGNQPQNGRMLVSKDATLLLPSYEKYGTIVIQYVFPPGVQGAEHPNPGVRYPGTTRVAYLPDCPEGNKVLTLFRKAFDQRLTFTIGTSMTTGRPNVITWNDIHHKTSCTGGPQLFGYPDPTYLTRVQEELRAKGITDD; from the exons atgcCAATTCTAAGCTCTTCAGGATCAAA AATGGCAGCCTGTGGAGGCACCTGCAAGAACAAGGTGACTGTCTCTAAGCCTGTGTGGGACTTCCTGAGCAAGGAGACCCCAGCCCGGCTGGCCCGGCTTCGGGAGGAGCACCGTGTGTCCATCCTCATAGACGGCGAGACTTCTGACATCTATGTCCTCCAGCTTTCCCCGCagggccctccccctgctcctcctaATGGGCTCTACCTGGCCCGGAAGGCTCTCAAGGGGCTGCTGAAAGAGGCCGAGAAAGAGCTGAAGAAAgctcagaggcagggagagctTATGGGCTGCCTAGctttggggggtggtggggaacaCCCTGAGCTGCACCGCCcagggcctccccctccccctctgcgagcagccccactcctgcccccaggGGCTCGGGGGcttcctccgcctcctcctcccctaccccctcctcttcctccccgccTTCGGGAGGAGACAGAAGAGCAGGAGAGCACCTGCCCCATCTGTCTGGGGGAGATTCAGAATGCCAAGACATTGGAGAAGTGCCGGCACTCATTCTGTGAGGGCTGCATCACCCGAGCCCTGCAGGTGAAAAAGGCCTGTCCCATGTGTGGCCGCTTCTATGGGCAGCTGGTGGGCAACCAGCCCCAGAATGGGCGGATGCTGGTCTCTAAGGACGCCACACTCCTGCTGCCAAGCTATGAGAAGTACGGCACCATCGTCATCCAGTACGTCTTCCCGCCCGGTGTCCAGGGG gctGAACACCCGAACCCAGGAGTTCGGTATCCTGGCACCACACGGGTGGCCTACCTCCCGGACTGCCCTGAGGGCAACAAGGTGCTGACCCTGTTCCGCAAGGCATTTGACCAGCGTCTCACCTTCACTATTGGCACGTCCATGACCACAGGGAGACCGAATGTCATCACCTGGAACGACATCCACCACAAGACCAGCTGCACAGGGGGACCCCAGCT GTTTGGGTACCCGGACCCCACGTACCTGACCCGGGTGCAAGAAGAGCTGAGAGCCAAGGGTATCACAGATGACTGA
- the DTX3 gene encoding probable E3 ubiquitin-protein ligase DTX3 isoform X3 — protein MSFVLSRMAACGGTCKNKVTVSKPVWDFLSKETPARLARLREEHRVSILIDGETSDIYVLQLSPQGPPPAPPNGLYLARKALKGLLKEAEKELKKAQRQGELMGCLALGGGGEHPELHRPGPPPPPLRAAPLLPPGARGLPPPPPPLPPPLPPRLREETEEQESTCPICLGEIQNAKTLEKCRHSFCEGCITRALQVKKACPMCGRFYGQLVGNQPQNGRMLVSKDATLLLPSYEKYGTIVIQYVFPPGVQGAEHPNPGVRYPGTTRVAYLPDCPEGNKVLTLFRKAFDQRLTFTIGTSMTTGRPNVITWNDIHHKTSCTGGPQLFGYPDPTYLTRVQEELRAKGITDD, from the exons A TGTCGTTCGTCCTGTCCAGAATGGCAGCCTGTGGAGGCACCTGCAAGAACAAGGTGACTGTCTCTAAGCCTGTGTGGGACTTCCTGAGCAAGGAGACCCCAGCCCGGCTGGCCCGGCTTCGGGAGGAGCACCGTGTGTCCATCCTCATAGACGGCGAGACTTCTGACATCTATGTCCTCCAGCTTTCCCCGCagggccctccccctgctcctcctaATGGGCTCTACCTGGCCCGGAAGGCTCTCAAGGGGCTGCTGAAAGAGGCCGAGAAAGAGCTGAAGAAAgctcagaggcagggagagctTATGGGCTGCCTAGctttggggggtggtggggaacaCCCTGAGCTGCACCGCCcagggcctccccctccccctctgcgagcagccccactcctgcccccaggGGCTCGGGGGcttcctccgcctcctcctcccctaccccctcctcttcctccccgccTTCGGGAGGAGACAGAAGAGCAGGAGAGCACCTGCCCCATCTGTCTGGGGGAGATTCAGAATGCCAAGACATTGGAGAAGTGCCGGCACTCATTCTGTGAGGGCTGCATCACCCGAGCCCTGCAGGTGAAAAAGGCCTGTCCCATGTGTGGCCGCTTCTATGGGCAGCTGGTGGGCAACCAGCCCCAGAATGGGCGGATGCTGGTCTCTAAGGACGCCACACTCCTGCTGCCAAGCTATGAGAAGTACGGCACCATCGTCATCCAGTACGTCTTCCCGCCCGGTGTCCAGGGG gctGAACACCCGAACCCAGGAGTTCGGTATCCTGGCACCACACGGGTGGCCTACCTCCCGGACTGCCCTGAGGGCAACAAGGTGCTGACCCTGTTCCGCAAGGCATTTGACCAGCGTCTCACCTTCACTATTGGCACGTCCATGACCACAGGGAGACCGAATGTCATCACCTGGAACGACATCCACCACAAGACCAGCTGCACAGGGGGACCCCAGCT GTTTGGGTACCCGGACCCCACGTACCTGACCCGGGTGCAAGAAGAGCTGAGAGCCAAGGGTATCACAGATGACTGA
- the ARHGEF25 gene encoding rho guanine nucleotide exchange factor 25 isoform X1 has protein sequence MKPPDRPAPGRTDRILGVMGGMLRACALPGQAGPPKRSHLGPGGTEPQSDCTEGHQKGEREREVPAWAPLPESYSIAGSEGSISASAASGLAALSGPSSGLSSGPCSPGPPGPVSGLRRWLGHSKHCLSVETEADGGQAGPYENWMLEPALATGEELPELTLLTTLLEGPGDKTQPPEEETLSQAPESEEEQKKKALERSMYVLSELVETEKMYVDDLGQIVEGYMATMAAQGVPESLRGRDRIVFGNIQQIYEWHRDYFLQELQRCLKDPDWLAQLFIKHERRLHMYVVYCQNKPKSEHVVSEFGDSYFEELRQQLGHRLQLNDLLIKPVQRIMKYQLLLKDFLKYYSRAGMDTEELEQAVEVMCFVPKRCNDMMTLGRLRGFEGKLTAQGKLLGQDTFWVTEPEAGGLLSSRGRERRVFLFEQIIIFSEALGGGVRGGTQAGYVYKSSIKVSCLGLEGNLQGDPCRFALTSRGPEGGIQRYVLQTADPAVSQAWIKQVAQILESQRNFLNALQSPIEYQRRESQTNSLGRPGGLRVGSPGRIRPGDRAQVSTQAPINGSLPSLLLLPKGEVARAPLPLDTQALSDFPQAPRDSPPAPPIPNTPPCQARLAKLDEDEL, from the exons ATGAAGCCCCCGGACCGCCCCGCCCCTGGCCGCACTGACCGGATACTGGGGGTCATGGGGGGCATGCTGCGCGCATGCGCCCTACCTGGGCAGGCGGGG CCCCCGAAGAGAAGCCACCTAGGGCCAGGAGGGACCGAGCCACAGTCTGACTGTACCGAGGGGCATCAGAAAGGGGAGCGCGAACGTGAGGTTCCCGCCTGGGCTCCGCTGCCCG AATCCTATTCCATTGCTGGCAGTGAGGGGAGTATCTCAGCTTCAGCTGCTTCGGGTCTGGCTGCCCTCTCTGGCCCCAGCTCTGGCCTCAGCTCTGGCCCCTGTTCCCCGGGCCCCCCAGGGCCAGTCAGTGGCCTGAGAAGATGGTTGGGTCATTCCAAACATTGTCtcagtgtggaaactgaggcagacgGTGGCCAGGCTGGACCATATGAG AACTGGATGCTGGAACCAGCTCTAGCCACTGGAGAGGAGCTGCCAGAACTGACCCTGCTGACCACATTGTTGGAGGGCCCTGGAGATAAGACACAG CCACCTGAGGAGGAGACCCTATCACAGGCCCCTGAGAGTGAGGAGGAACAGAAGAAGAAGGCTCTGGAAAGGAGTAT GTATGTCTTGAGTGAACtggtagagacagagaaaatgtatGTGGACGACTTGGGGCAGATTGTGGAG GGTTACATGGCCACCATGGCCGCTCAGGGGGTCCCAGAGAGTCTTCGAGGCCGTGACAGGATTGTGTTTGGGAACATCCAGCAAATCTATGAGTGGCATCGAGA CTATTTCCTGCAGGAGCTGCAGCGGTGTTTGAAGGATCCTGATTGGCTGGCTCAGCTATTCATCAAACAC GAGCGCAGGCTGCATATGTACGTGGTGTACTGCCAGAATAAGCCCAAGTCCGAGCACGTGGTGTCAGAGTTTGGAGACAGCTACTTTGAG GAACTCCGGCAGCAGCTAGGGCACCGCCTGCAGCTCAATGACCTCCTCATCAAACCAGTGCAGAGGATCATGAAATACCAGCTGTTGCTCAAG GATTTTCTCAAATATTACAGTAGAGCTGGGATGGATACTGAAGAGCTGGAG CAAGCTGTGGAGGTCATGTGCTTTGTACCCAAGCGCTGCAATGACATGATGACCCTGGGGAGACTTCGGGGGTTTGAG GGGAAACTGACTGCTCAGGGGAAGCTCTTGGGCCAGGACACATTCTGGGtcacagagcctgaggctggCGGCCTGCTCTCCTCCCGGGGTCGAGAGAGACGTGTCTTCCTCTTTGAGCAAATCATCATCTTCAGCGAGGCCCTGGGAGGAGGAGTACGAGGTGGAACGCAGGCTGGATATGTGTACAAGAGCAGCATCAAG GTGAGCTGCCTGGGACTGGAGGGGAACCTCCAAGGTGACCCTTGCCGCTTTGCACTGACCTCCAGAGGGCCAGAGGGTGGGATCCAGCGCTATGTCCTACAGACTGCAGATCCTGCGGTCAGTCAGGCCTGGATCAAGCAagtggctcagatcctggaaagCCAGCGGAACTTTCTCAATG CATTGCAGTCACCCATTGAGTATCAGAGAAGGGAGAGTCAGACCAACAGCCTGGGGCGGCCAGGAGGGCTTAGGGTGGGGAGTCCTGGGAGAATCCGGCCTGGAGACCGGGCCCAGGTCAGCACACAAGCACCCATCAAcggctctctcccctccctgctgctgTTGCCCAAAGGGGAGGTGGCCAGAGCCCCCCTGCCCCTGGACACACAG GCCCTCAGTGACTTCCCCCAAGCTCCTCGCGACTCTCCTCCAGCTCCACCAATCCCAAACACCCCTCCCTGCCAAGCCAGACTTGCCAAGCTGGATGAAGATGAGCTGTAA
- the ARHGEF25 gene encoding rho guanine nucleotide exchange factor 25 isoform X2 — MRGGHKGGRCACPHVIRKVLAKCGCCFARGGRESYSIAGSEGSISASAASGLAALSGPSSGLSSGPCSPGPPGPVSGLRRWLGHSKHCLSVETEADGGQAGPYENWMLEPALATGEELPELTLLTTLLEGPGDKTQPPEEETLSQAPESEEEQKKKALERSMYVLSELVETEKMYVDDLGQIVEGYMATMAAQGVPESLRGRDRIVFGNIQQIYEWHRDYFLQELQRCLKDPDWLAQLFIKHERRLHMYVVYCQNKPKSEHVVSEFGDSYFEELRQQLGHRLQLNDLLIKPVQRIMKYQLLLKDFLKYYSRAGMDTEELEQAVEVMCFVPKRCNDMMTLGRLRGFEGKLTAQGKLLGQDTFWVTEPEAGGLLSSRGRERRVFLFEQIIIFSEALGGGVRGGTQAGYVYKSSIKVSCLGLEGNLQGDPCRFALTSRGPEGGIQRYVLQTADPAVSQAWIKQVAQILESQRNFLNALQSPIEYQRRESQTNSLGRPGGLRVGSPGRIRPGDRAQVSTQAPINGSLPSLLLLPKGEVARAPLPLDTQALSDFPQAPRDSPPAPPIPNTPPCQARLAKLDEDEL, encoded by the exons ATGCGGGGGGGGCACAAGGGGGGTCGCTGTGCCTGTCCCCATGTGATCCGAAAAGTGCTGGCAAAATGCGGCTGCTGCTTCGCCCGGGGGGGACGTG AATCCTATTCCATTGCTGGCAGTGAGGGGAGTATCTCAGCTTCAGCTGCTTCGGGTCTGGCTGCCCTCTCTGGCCCCAGCTCTGGCCTCAGCTCTGGCCCCTGTTCCCCGGGCCCCCCAGGGCCAGTCAGTGGCCTGAGAAGATGGTTGGGTCATTCCAAACATTGTCtcagtgtggaaactgaggcagacgGTGGCCAGGCTGGACCATATGAG AACTGGATGCTGGAACCAGCTCTAGCCACTGGAGAGGAGCTGCCAGAACTGACCCTGCTGACCACATTGTTGGAGGGCCCTGGAGATAAGACACAG CCACCTGAGGAGGAGACCCTATCACAGGCCCCTGAGAGTGAGGAGGAACAGAAGAAGAAGGCTCTGGAAAGGAGTAT GTATGTCTTGAGTGAACtggtagagacagagaaaatgtatGTGGACGACTTGGGGCAGATTGTGGAG GGTTACATGGCCACCATGGCCGCTCAGGGGGTCCCAGAGAGTCTTCGAGGCCGTGACAGGATTGTGTTTGGGAACATCCAGCAAATCTATGAGTGGCATCGAGA CTATTTCCTGCAGGAGCTGCAGCGGTGTTTGAAGGATCCTGATTGGCTGGCTCAGCTATTCATCAAACAC GAGCGCAGGCTGCATATGTACGTGGTGTACTGCCAGAATAAGCCCAAGTCCGAGCACGTGGTGTCAGAGTTTGGAGACAGCTACTTTGAG GAACTCCGGCAGCAGCTAGGGCACCGCCTGCAGCTCAATGACCTCCTCATCAAACCAGTGCAGAGGATCATGAAATACCAGCTGTTGCTCAAG GATTTTCTCAAATATTACAGTAGAGCTGGGATGGATACTGAAGAGCTGGAG CAAGCTGTGGAGGTCATGTGCTTTGTACCCAAGCGCTGCAATGACATGATGACCCTGGGGAGACTTCGGGGGTTTGAG GGGAAACTGACTGCTCAGGGGAAGCTCTTGGGCCAGGACACATTCTGGGtcacagagcctgaggctggCGGCCTGCTCTCCTCCCGGGGTCGAGAGAGACGTGTCTTCCTCTTTGAGCAAATCATCATCTTCAGCGAGGCCCTGGGAGGAGGAGTACGAGGTGGAACGCAGGCTGGATATGTGTACAAGAGCAGCATCAAG GTGAGCTGCCTGGGACTGGAGGGGAACCTCCAAGGTGACCCTTGCCGCTTTGCACTGACCTCCAGAGGGCCAGAGGGTGGGATCCAGCGCTATGTCCTACAGACTGCAGATCCTGCGGTCAGTCAGGCCTGGATCAAGCAagtggctcagatcctggaaagCCAGCGGAACTTTCTCAATG CATTGCAGTCACCCATTGAGTATCAGAGAAGGGAGAGTCAGACCAACAGCCTGGGGCGGCCAGGAGGGCTTAGGGTGGGGAGTCCTGGGAGAATCCGGCCTGGAGACCGGGCCCAGGTCAGCACACAAGCACCCATCAAcggctctctcccctccctgctgctgTTGCCCAAAGGGGAGGTGGCCAGAGCCCCCCTGCCCCTGGACACACAG GCCCTCAGTGACTTCCCCCAAGCTCCTCGCGACTCTCCTCCAGCTCCACCAATCCCAAACACCCCTCCCTGCCAAGCCAGACTTGCCAAGCTGGATGAAGATGAGCTGTAA
- the LOC122224746 gene encoding solute carrier family 26 member 10-like, with amino-acid sequence MSGLPGAGTSPGLGEASDLKFPLGAKFREPLTEARFQRLFGDAEQAPELLAEPRSSRLCRRWRRLASACSGPGAWRLLRARLPPLRWLPHYRWRAWLLGDAVAGVTVGIVHVPQGMAFALLTSVPPVFGLYTSFFPVLIYTLLGTGRHLSTGTFAVLSLMTGSAVERLVPEPLGGNLSGIEREQLDAQRVGSAAALAFGSGALMLGMFALQLGVLSTFLSEPVVKALTSGAALHVLVSQLPSLLGLPLPRQIGCFSLFKTLAAVLTALPRSSPAELTISALSLALLVPVKELNVRFRDKLPTPIPGEIVMVLLASVLCFTSSLDTRYNVQIVGLLPGGFPQPHLPDLAELPRILADSLPIALVTFAVSASLASIYADKYSYTIDSNQELLAHGISNLISSLFSCFPNSATLATTSLLVDAGGNTQLAGLFSCIVVLSVLLWLGPFFYYLPKAVLACINISSMRQMFFQMQELPQLWRISRMDFAVWMVTWVAVVILSVDLGLAVGVVFSMMTVVCRTQRVQCLALGLAEGTELYRPLEESHKLLKVPGLCILRYPTPLYFGTRGQFRRILEWHLGLGEGRKETPKLDGPPDAVAEPVRVVVLDCSGITFADAAGAREVVQLARRCRDAGIHLLLAQCNASVLGTLTQAGLLDRVTPEQLFVSVQDAAAHALERLEPTGPKTCTVWV; translated from the exons ATGAGTGGGCTACCGGGCGCCGGGACCAGCCCAGGCCTGGGAGAGGCCTCCGACCTTAAGTTCCCTCTGGGCGCCAAGTTCAGGGAACCTCTCACCGAGGCTCGGTTCCAGCGGCTCTTCGGGGACGCAGAGCAGGCGCCGGAGCTACTCGCGGAGCCTCGCTCGTCCCGACTGTGCAGACGGTGGAGGCGGTTGGCCAGCGCTTGCTCCGGGCCGGGGGCGTGGCGCCTGCTGCGGGCGCGGCTGCCCCCGCTGCGTTGGCTGCCCCACTACCGCTGGCGGGCCTGGCTGCTCGGGGATGCCGTGGCCGGGGTGACCGTGGGCATCGTGCACGTGCCCCAGG GCATGGCTTTTGCCCTCCTGACCTCAGTGCCTCCAGTGTTCGGACTCTACACTTCTTTCTTCCCCGTCCTCATTTACACCTTGTTGGGGACTGGTAGACACCTGTCCACAG GAACTTTCGCGGTACTCAGCCTCATGACAGGCTCGGCGGTGGAACGGCTGGTGCCCGAACCCCTCGGGGGTAACCTGAGCGGAATCGAAAGGGAACAGTTGGACGCTCAGCGGGTTGGGTCGGCTGCAGCCTTGGCCTTCGGTAGCGGGGCGCTGATG CTGGGCATGTTCGCGCTGCAGCTCGGCGTCCTGTCCACCTTTTTGTCGGAGCCGGTGGTCAAAGCGCTGACCAGCGGGGCCGCGCTGCACGTGCTCGTGTCCCAGCTGCCGAGCCTTTTGGGGTTGCCCCTCCCGCGCCAGATtggctgcttctctctcttcaaG ACGCTGGCCGCTGTGCTGACCGCGCTGCCCCGGAGCAGTCCGGCCGAACTGACCATCTCGGCACTCAGCCTGGCGCTGCTCGTGCCGGTCAAAGAACTGAACGTGAGATTCCGAGACAAGCTACCCACCCCGATCCCGGGGGAAATCGTCATG GTGCTTCTGGCCTCTGTGCTGTGCTTCACCTCTTCCCTGGACACAAGATACAACGTCCAGATTGTGGGGCTGCTGCCTGGGGG ATTTCCCCAACCCCATCTTCCCGACctggctgagctgcccaggatTCTGGCTGACTCACTGCCCATCGCACTGGTTACTTTTGCTGTGTCCGCCTCCCTGGCCTCCATCTATGCAGACAAGTATAGCTACACTATTGACTCCAACCAG GAGCTCTTGGCACATGGTATCTCCAACCTcatctcctccctcttctcctgctttcccaactctgccactttgGCCACCACCAGCCTACTAGTGGATGCTGGTGGGAACACACAG CTGGCAGGTCTCTTCTCCTGCATAGTTGTCCTGTCAGTGCTGCTGTGGCTGGGGCCCTTCTTCTACTATCTGCCCAAG GCTGTCCTGGCTTGCATCAACATCTCCAGCATGCGCCAGATGTTCTTCCAGATGCAGGAACTTCCACAACTATGGCGCATCAGCCGCATGGACTTT GCTGTATGGATGGTCACATGGGTGGCCGTAGTGATCCTGAGTGTGGACTTGGGCCTGGCCGTAGGCGTGGTCTTCTCCATGATGACTGTGGTCTGCCGCACCCAGAG ggtgcagtgcctggcacttggaCTTGCTGAGGGGACGGAGCTCTACAGGCCACTCGAAGAGAGCCACAAG CTCCTCAAGGTCCCGGGGCTCTGCATCTTGAGATACCCAACACCGCTCTACTTTGGGACCCGCGGGCAGTTCCGCCGCATCCTGGAGTGGCACCTGGGGCTTGGAGAAGGACGCAAG GAGACTCCCAAGCTAGATGGCCCACCTGATGCAG TTGCTGAGCCTGTCAGAGTGGTGGTCCTAGACTGCAGTGGTATCACCTTTGCAGATGCTGCTGGAGCCAGAGAGGTGGTACAG CTAGCCAGGCGATGCCGAGATGCTGGGATCCACCTTCTCCTGGCTCAGTGTAATG CCTCAGTGCTGGGGACACTGACCCAGGCAGGACTCTTGGACAGAGTGACCCCAGAGCAGCTGTTTGTGAGTGTCCAGGACGCAGCTGCTCATGCCCTGGAGAGACTG GAGCCTACAGGTCCAAAGACATGCACAGTGTGGGTCTGA
- the B4GALNT1 gene encoding beta-1,4 N-acetylgalactosaminyltransferase 1, with protein MRLGRRALCVLVLLLACASLGLLYVSTRDAPGLRAPLALWTPLQGPSRPELPDLSPEPRYAHIPVRIKEQVVGRLSGNNCSCEASGGSFHFPFQRQLRAIDLTKAFDPEELRAASASREQEFQAFLSRSQSAADQLLIAPANSPLQYPLQGVEVQPLRSILVPGLSLQAASGQELYQVNLTASLGTWDVAGEVTGVTLTGEGQPDLTLASPGLDKLNRQLQLVTYSSRSYQANTADTVRFSTEGHEAAFTIRIRHPPNPRLYPPGSLPQGGEAAQYNISALVTIATKTFLRYNRLRALIASIRRFYPTVTVVIADDSDKPESISGPHIEHYLMPFGKGWFAGRNLAVSQVTTKYVLWVDDDFVFTARTRLERLVDVLERTSLDLVGGAVREISGFATTYRQLLSVEPGAPGRGNCLRQRRGFHHELVGFPGCVVTDGVVNFFLARTDKVREVGFDPRLSRVAHLEFFLDGLGSLRVGSCSDVVVDHASKLKLPWTSRDVGAETYARYRYPGSLDESQVAKHRLLFFKHRLQCMTAE; from the exons ATGCGGCTGGGCCGCCGGGCCCTCTGCGTGCTGGTCCTGCTGCTAGCCTGCGCCTCTCTGGGGCTCCTGTACGTGAGCACCCGGGACGCTCCGGGCCTCCGGGCACCTCTTGCGCTGTGGACGCCCCTGCAGGGCCCCTCCAGACCAGAGCTGCCAGACCTCTCGCCTGAGCCCCGCTATGCACACATCCCGGTCAGGATAAAGGAGCAAGTGGTGGG GCGGCTGTCTGGGAACAACTGTAGTTGTGAGGCCAGTGGAGGGAGCTTTCATTTCCCCTTCCAAAGGCAGCTCCGAGCCATTGACCTCACGAAGGCCTTTGACCCTGAAGAGCTGAGGGCTGCCTCTGCCTCCAGGGAGCAGGAGTTCCAGGCCTTCCTTTCAAG GAGCCAGTCTGCTGCTGACCAGCTGCTCATAGCCCCTGCCAACTCCCCTCTTCAATACCCCCTGCAGGGTGTGGAGGTCCAGCCCCTCCGGAGCATCTTGGTGCCAG gGCTGAGCCTGCAGGCAGCTTCTGGTCAGGAGCTTTACCAG GTGAACCTGACTGCCTCTTTGGGCACCTGGGATGTGGCCGGGGAAGTGACGGGAGTGACTCTCACTGGAGAGGGGCAGCCTGATCTCACCCTCGCCAGCCCAGGGCTGGACAAACTCAACCGGCAGCTACAACTGGTTACTTATAGCAGCCGAAGTTACCAGGCAAACACAGCAGACACAG TCCGGTTCTCCACGGAGGGACATGAGGCCGCCTTTACCATCCGCATAAGACACCCACCCAACCCTCGGCTGTACCCACCTGGGTCTCTACCCCAGGGAGGTGAGGCTG CCCAGTACAATATCAGCGCCCTGGTCACCATCGCCACTAAGACCTTCCTTCGTTACAATCGGCTTCGGGCGCTCATCGCCAGCATCCGCCGCTTCTACCCAACAGTCACCGTGGTCATCGCCGACGACAGCGACAAGCCAGAGAGCATTAGTGGCCCCCACATCGAGCACTATCTCATGCCTTTTGGCAAG GGCTGGTTCGCAGGCCGGAACCTGGCCGTATCCCAAGTAACCACCAAGTACGTCTTGTGGGTGGACGACGACTTTGTCTTCACGGCGAGGACGCGACTGGAGAGGCTTGTGGACGTGCTGGAGCGGACGTCGCTGGACCTG GTCGGGGGCGCGGTGCGCGAGATCTCCGGCTTCGCCACCACCTACCGGCAgctgctgagcgtggagcccggCGCGCCAGGCCGCGGGAACTGCCTCCGGCAAAGGCGCGGCTTCCACCACGAGCTCGTCGGCTTTCCGGGCTGCGTGGTCACCGACGGCGTGGTCAACTTCTTCCTGGCGCGCACCGACAAGGTGCGAGAGGTCGGCTTCGACCCGCGGCTCAGCCGCGTGGCGCATCTGG AATTCTTCCTGGACGGGCTTGGTTCCCTGCGGGTGGGCTCCTGCTCAGACGTCGTTGTGGATCATGCATCTAAGTTGAAGCTGCCTTGGACCTCAAGGGATGTGGGGGCAGAGACTTATGCCCGGTACCGCTACCCAGGATCGCTGGATGAAAGTCAGGTGGCCAAACACCGCCTACTCTTCTTCAAACACCGGCTGCAGTGCATGACCGCAGAATGA